In a genomic window of Tachysurus vachellii isolate PV-2020 chromosome 13, HZAU_Pvac_v1, whole genome shotgun sequence:
- the sh2d1ab gene encoding SH2 domain-containing protein 1A, translating to MQRTAPSGTMESLSFYHGAISREMCERRLAEVGKDGSYLIRDSESIPGVFCLCVLCNGYVYTYRLQQNNAGSWAAETAPGQQKRLFRKVKNLISAFEKPDQGIAIPLLYPVTVQNHYSPDRSNISA from the exons ATGCAGAGAACCGCACCAAGTGGCACAATGGAATCGCTGTCTTTTTATCATGGGGCCATCAGCCGTGAGATGTGTGAGAGGCGCCTGGCTGAGGTTGGCAAGGATGGCAGCTACTTAATCAGAGACAGTGAAAGCATCCCTGGTGttttctgcctctgtgtgcT GTGCAATGGCTATGTCTACACTTACCGCTTACAGCAAAACAATGCAGGCTCCTGGGCAGCAGAG ACAGCACCTGGTCAACAGAAACGCTTGTTTCGTAAAGTGAAGAATTTGATAAGTGCTTTTGAGAAACCAGACCAAGGCATTGCCATTCCCCTTCTCTACCCTGTGACTGTTCAGAATCATTACAGCCCGGATAGATCCAATATCTCAGCATAA